GTTGGAATGTGCCGACACATGTATCCAACTAGAGGACCAAGGTGTCTTTTTAAGGCATCCTGAATTTGGAGTAGAGGGCACAATCAAggtagccttttttttttttaatgcctaACACAGCTTGATATTTATCGGTGTTGTATCAGCAATTCAACATTGGCCAAGACTAATAGACATTGATACCCATACCTACAACTTTGGTTTGGGGCTAATTTAATATTGTATTCTTGTTGTCATAATGATGGTGAGGTGAGAAGTTATAACTTGCCACCAAAAACGAGAAGTTATAACTTTAAAAATGAtgtcattatgtcattattaaaAGTTGCATAGTTttttagtaaacatgtgaataacataattaccaactttgaaaATAAAAGTATACCACAAAGAAGTAAGttacggttttttttttaaactacttGGTAATATTTATTCGTAACAAAGAATTAACACTACCTCTTGCCATGTACCTGCACCAAGAcacagtgggtgagaaaagACTATGCTACCCCATGCTAAAGATGCTCATGCATGTCCTCTCATTCTGTGGGTGTGTACCTACATCAAGAGGTAACATTATCTTGTCCTATTTATTTTACCAACTTCGATTATGACAAGATATTCCATTTAagatatactttttttttttaaccaaggtgtccgggccagcttacgcgcacctcgactaatcttcGGGGAAACTAGCTCAGTAACCCACCACCatagtctccacttaaatcgcagatgcacagatgaggaatcgaacctgagattGTGTACATATCCATTTAAAAAATACAACTTTCTTTCCTaattaaaaaatgaagaacactTTCTATTTGAGTGGCGGGCTAATAAGAGAATGCATAAGGGCATCAACAAggtaaatattttatatttcacaAGGACCGGGTGATCATTTCCTTCCCTCAATCTATGTCATGGTGCAGATCACATAGTATacttttctcttaaaaaaacaTTAACTATAATCTGTAAAATTACTGTTTTTAAGTAGCATAAATTATTTGCAAGAAAGTTGTTTCCCGGCACAGTATCAAACGTGAACTCTTTAATTTTGTCCAACGTCGacaagaaaatatcattccaaattattgttaattttttttggtttaacaaTTCAAATAATTAGTACCAACATTTATGCTTCTCCAACAACCCAAATTATTTATGGATGACCAAAATTTACGCTTTCcaaagattagaaaaaaaaaaaaaaaaaaagactcatgTATGAGGCCGGCCTCCTTCCAAGCAAGGCAATTTAATAAACATTTTCATCAATCATTGGAACCACGAATTTCTATGAAGCAATTCAACACGGTTGCTTCTTCAGAAGAGCTTCCATAAAATATAGGCAAATAGATATTTATCAATACAAGTGTATCTTCTTTGTTAATAATATAATATGTAGTTGGTATTAGCAGAATCTTTGTGTTTCTGTGACTTCATTGGTAGCTTCGCGCTTATGACCCATATGTATCATATAATTATAGGCTAGAAGGTTTCCTGTGGTCTACTAGAACGATCCCAGTTCATATATATTATGTCATGTGGATAAACGATGTGgctatttaatttttattattagatATTTGAGAAATGATGTGGATGAAGATGAACCCATTGTCAGGTCAGATTGAAATTCAACTACAAACCTTTCCATGCATTGGTGTTCTTTTGTTGGATTTTCATCCATTGATTTCTTCTAATGAAGTAAtatcccattaaaaaaaaaaaaagttatatccCATTAGAATTTTCAATACTTTGTTTTGTCTTTAGGAAGTTATATCCCATTAGAATTTTCACTACTTTGTTTTGTCTTTAGGGGTTATTATATTTAGATTGAAACTTAAAATGTGAATAGAGAACTTTAGGGTCAAACATGTATGTGAAAAATCAGCTTAACCAAACCATAACAGACACAAGTACAAGACCAAGAATTTTCCTGCACCTCTAACAAGGAACTCTACACCCTGAATTCAATAATGTCACAAGgttacaacatttttttttggtaaaacaagGTTACAACACTCGAGTGAAAAGAAGTCTAACTTTATGACTTCCCTTATAAGCGGAGCcaggaaaatcctaaaagaaaaatggaaaatgttGGACAACCAAGAAACTACACTTAGGGAGGGGAAGTAATGGGCCAGAGCCACAAGTTGAGTAGGTAAATTCAAGAGGAGACCATAAACCTATTATGAAGATTATCTGTACAGGATTCCTGGAGATCGAGCTTGCATCCTCTCCCTAAACTTAAATGAGATTGAGATCCCTGATTTGGTGAAAAGTTCTAAATCGCCTAGCCCAATTCCTAAGGTTCGATCTGTTCCATTTAATTATGATAGATGATAGTACATGCAATCTTACCAATAGAGTCTAAACAAgattttcccttaaaatttgCCTAATCCACCTCCTCTCAGTCGAGTTTGGATCCGCTACACATATGATCACTTGGTCATACATGTGAGCATCCAACACCTATCTCATCTCCTGCCATTACAAAGATGAAATGGATATATTTGTAAGCAAAAGGGAGATGTGTTAGATCCTCACATGTAcgactaggtgatcatatgtgCAACGGATCCAAATTcctctcaacctcattgtccttttttttgctaaagatcatCAAAGAAtgttatttaagaaaaaaatggatgCAATACATCAAAGATCCAAAGCAGAACATATATTTAGATTGCAGTCCACCTTTGACATGGCGATCAGGAGACTAACAAACTAAATAAGCttaagaaagaacaaaataataCTCAAATGAATCTATATCTCGGGCGGTCCTAAGCATCCCAAGCAATATTCTCCACAAAAAAAAGAGGCGCAAACCAAATCATTGAAATTCTCCTTGCCACAACATGTTTATCTAGAACATCCACTACCATGGTGGTTTGACGGTAAGTATGAGTTATTCTCCAAGAGATTCGATCTAAATACCTTTTACAAGAAAGCTATCGTTGATGGAAACACTATGGTATTTGACCCTTTTGGTACACTAAGTTATTGACTTTGAGTCTCCCGCCACCCAAATCGATTCCAGATTCAAACTCATTGCAATCTTTATttcaaaaaatgcaaaaaaaactCTCCCCAAAATTGGAGGCCACCCTCCATAAACTGAAAGCTTCTTAGAGGGATTCCCAAGTGACTTCACAAAACTCCACCAGAACCTAAATGACCTGAATTACCCCAAGAGCACCcatcaaaatttattttgatacaTCCATCCTCCTAGCGAAACCATCTCACCTCAATTATTTTCTTGCTGGGCTGAGAAGCATATGTGATTACCAGTTTTCTAGATAAAAGTAAATAAGCCATAGATTTGATTAGAATTGGAACACAAGAGAGAAAAAACCTGAATCTCATTCACCACCGAGTGCACATCTCTGGAAGAATTATCAAATCTGTGATAATTCTTTTCTTATCATAAATGATGAGAAATCAACTTCAATGTCCCCAATCCTACCAGATTGACATTTACACAAAATCCCTTCCCGCATATGCATTGAGAAGGAGCAATGGAAGAATAAATGTTATATATCATCCATAATATTCCAGCACAAACAGCAAGAAGATGGAGAGGAAACTTGACGATCTTGAAGAAAGGATTGAGTTGAAAGAAGactttcctctgtttttctgCTCTGGGGGCTTATAtgattttgttattatttttttgctgGCAAGTGAAATTTGTATTCAACTTGGTCCAAAATATATTCCAAAACAAGTTGTGCATGTTCAACGGttctaaattcaaaattttgagaGATAACGATATGGATAGCTTAGTAGGATCACCAATATAGCATGTAACCTATTGCCTTTCCTAGTCATTCCTTGTATCTAACTTACCATGTaaaatttatccaaaaaaaaaaaaaaaaaaaccatgtaaCAACACATTGTGGATCTCTTTTTATTGAAATGAATACATTGGCAGGAACCCTATTCAGCCCTTACACAATGAAACCAAAGATTACATTATTAAACAAATTAAGAAACAAATACACCTTATGAGCagaaaaaataatcaaatcTATACACTTTTTTTTAATGGCTGGTTGTTCCTATTAGCAAcgtagttaaaaaaaaaaaaaaaaataataaaaaaataaaaaaataaaaactataatAAATCACTGGATATGAACCCAGATCCCCTCACTAGGTATATTTTGATGAACCACGAAAAAAAGATAATACCCAGGAGGTGCCAGGATAGCTGAAATTGGAGTTGTCGCGGAAAAGGCATACGCTGAATTCGAATTCTTCACAAGGGTCACATGCCCGATATTCAGCATCAACAACCTCTGGTTATGGGAGAAAGAGTGTGTATTGAAAGATGGAGCCACCATGGTCACCATTACCGCCGTCGTATTCACCTTAGTACCACTCGACACCGAGAACCGTACTGCCAATCGTTGCCCATATGTAAGCTTAGCATATGACGCCGGGGCGGTGATCGTAGGCCGTAAACTCGAAAATGTCGAATGCAGATACGCAGGAGAGAATGCTTCTAAGCTTAATTCCGTCGGATAAAGAACGCCGGTGAAGTTGTAGTACTGATGGGGATTGCTTCCTCCCACGAGAACTCGACCATCACGTAATAAGACCGCAGTAGAATGGTACATACGTGGAATAGTTGATGGGTTTAGTACTTGGAACCGAGACCCGGTCTGGTTATTTGGTTGATACAAAACCGGGTAGAACACTGGATCTCTTCCCATTTCCCAACCGGCGAGTCCCCTTGAGGCACCATTGATGATCAAGACTTCACCAGTTGGGAGTAAGATCATGTCTCCCATGACTCTAGCCAAGGGCATTGTCTCCATGGTCCATTGTGGATTCGGGTCAGTAATTCGGATCCTGGCACATGTGTTTAAGGCTTCGGTGAAGTTCCCTGAATTGGCCTCACTAGATGAGTCCCATGTTTGTCCTCCACAGATGAGGACCTCTGCTTGCATTGAAGATTGGGATAAGTTCTTTAATGGGAGAAGAACTGAGGAACCCGTGAATGGGTAGGTCCGAGACTGATAATCCGGAACCGCCGGAAAAGTTTTGACGACGGTGTTGCTGGTGTAGTTGAACAAGATTGCTTCATTGTAGGCAAAGATGAATAGGTTGCCATCCACATTTAGGTGAACAAAAGGGTAGAGGTTACTGGTTTGTTCTAGAAAGGTTAAGTTGAATACAGTACTGGTGGTTGCGGTTTTTGGGTAGAACTCGTAATTGTTCTCTTGGCCGCCAATGATGATCATCTGTCCATTTGGTAGTATTTGATTGGTGGCATACCAACGATGTTGATTGAGTCCATCAGAAATCTCTTTCCAATCACAAGTATCACACGGCTGGAAAAGCCTGACAGCACGGTCACCATCATTGAATCCACCGGTTTGGATTAGGGTTCCGTTGACAGAGACGGCACCGGATGAGCACCAAGTATCGGTTTG
The genomic region above belongs to Macadamia integrifolia cultivar HAES 741 unplaced genomic scaffold, SCU_Mint_v3 scaffold2455, whole genome shotgun sequence and contains:
- the LOC122066543 gene encoding aldehyde oxidase GLOX-like, producing MALSHILCFSFFLILSSLTSVAPQGSWDLVQKSIGISAMHMQLLNNDRAVVFDRTDTGASNLSLPDGKCRNDSSDITLKYDCTAHSAEYNVANNSVRALMLQTDTWCSSGAVSVNGTLIQTGGFNDGDRAVRLFQPCDTCDWKEISDGLNQHRWYATNQILPNGQMIIIGGQENNYEFYPKTATTSTVFNLTFLEQTSNLYPFVHLNVDGNLFIFAYNEAILFNYTSNTVVKTFPAVPDYQSRTYPFTGSSVLLPLKNLSQSSMQAEVLICGGQTWDSSSEANSGNFTEALNTCARIRITDPNPQWTMETMPLARVMGDMILLPTGEVLIINGASRGLAGWEMGRDPVFYPVLYQPNNQTGSRFQVLNPSTIPRMYHSTAVLLRDGRVLVGGSNPHQYYNFTGVLYPTELSLEAFSPAYLHSTFSSLRPTITAPASYAKLTYGQRLAVRFSVSSGTKVNTTAVMVTMVAPSFNTHSFSHNQRLLMLNIGHVTLVKNSNSAYAFSATTPISAILAPPGYYLFFVVHQNIPSEGIWVHIQ